One window from the genome of Diabrotica virgifera virgifera chromosome 6, PGI_DIABVI_V3a encodes:
- the LOC126887425 gene encoding uncharacterized protein LOC126887425 isoform X2 has translation MEVKVKSYIHRLMLQDSARNNSYKEAIFDNKHEFDGKVVLDVGAGTGILSVLCAQAGAKTVYAVEASNTYKIAEEVVKENKFENVIKVLHSKIEEVDLPEKVDIIVSEWMGFYLLHEAMLDSVIVARDKFLKPGGLMFPESATLYATPCSVPSMYSFWNNVAGVSMSLLGSKLRENASQKPLCECISPDSILAEPETILWIDLREVTLDDVKEFEIRHVAVATKKGQYEGICLWFSCTFPSTTKEPVTLSTEPEEPTTHWKQTVIVLPSSVEVEEGSPIAYDLALKRSPENNRRYTLEVTMLDPLEVDHPEYCMCHMTKCILIRKMLDNYENKC, from the exons ATGGAAGTAAAAGTAAAGTCCTAT attCATAGATTAATGTTACAAGACTCTGCTAGAAATAATTCATATAAAGAAGCTATTTTTGACAATAAACATGAGTTTGATGGTAAAGTAGTTTTGGATGTGGGAGCTGGAACAGGAATTTTGTCAGTTTTGTGTGCACAAGCTGGAGCTAAAACCGTTTATGCTGTAGAAGCAAGCAACACATATAAAATTGCAGAGGAAGTCGTCAAAGAAAACAAATTTGAAAATGTTATAAAA GTACTACATTCTAAAATAGAGGAGGTTGATCTACCTGAAAAAGTCGATATAATAGTTTCAGAATGGATGGGATTTTACTTATTACATGAAGCTATGTTAGATTCTGTTATAGTAGCTAGAGATAAATTTTTAAAACCAGGTGGATTAATGTTTCCTGAATCTGCAACCTTATATGCAACACCTTGTAG TGTTCCTTCTATGTACTCATTTTGGAACAACGTAGCTGGAGTCTCGATGTCTTTGTTAGGAtcaaaactaagagaaaatgcgTCTCAAAAGCCGTTATGTGAATGTATTAGTCCAGACTCTATACTTGCCGAACCAGAAACTATATTATGGATAGATTTGCGAGAAGTAACATTGGACGATGTTAAAGAGTTTGAAATAAGGCATGTGGCAGTTGCAACAAAAAAAGGACAATATGAAG GTATATGCCTTTGGTTTTCTTGTACATTCCCATCCACGACCAAAGAACCAGTGACCCTATCAACAGAACCTGAAGAACCAACAACTCATTGGAAACAAACAGTTATAGTACTACCTTCTAGTGTAGAAGTGGAAGAGGGAAGCCCGATAGCATATGATCTAGCCCTAAAACGTTCGCCTGAGAATAATAGGAGATACACTCTTGAAGTCACAATGTTGGATCCTTTGGAAGTGGACCACCCTGAATATTGTATGTGCCATATGACCAAGTGTATATTGATTCGGAAAATGTTGGACAACTATGAAAATAAATGTTAA
- the LOC126887425 gene encoding protein arginine N-methyltransferase 6 isoform X1: MEQMEYNDYFESYEDLEIHRLMLQDSARNNSYKEAIFDNKHEFDGKVVLDVGAGTGILSVLCAQAGAKTVYAVEASNTYKIAEEVVKENKFENVIKVLHSKIEEVDLPEKVDIIVSEWMGFYLLHEAMLDSVIVARDKFLKPGGLMFPESATLYATPCSVPSMYSFWNNVAGVSMSLLGSKLRENASQKPLCECISPDSILAEPETILWIDLREVTLDDVKEFEIRHVAVATKKGQYEGICLWFSCTFPSTTKEPVTLSTEPEEPTTHWKQTVIVLPSSVEVEEGSPIAYDLALKRSPENNRRYTLEVTMLDPLEVDHPEYCMCHMTKCILIRKMLDNYENKC; the protein is encoded by the exons atggAACAGATGGAGTATAATGATTATTTTGAAAGTTATGAGGATTTAGAG attCATAGATTAATGTTACAAGACTCTGCTAGAAATAATTCATATAAAGAAGCTATTTTTGACAATAAACATGAGTTTGATGGTAAAGTAGTTTTGGATGTGGGAGCTGGAACAGGAATTTTGTCAGTTTTGTGTGCACAAGCTGGAGCTAAAACCGTTTATGCTGTAGAAGCAAGCAACACATATAAAATTGCAGAGGAAGTCGTCAAAGAAAACAAATTTGAAAATGTTATAAAA GTACTACATTCTAAAATAGAGGAGGTTGATCTACCTGAAAAAGTCGATATAATAGTTTCAGAATGGATGGGATTTTACTTATTACATGAAGCTATGTTAGATTCTGTTATAGTAGCTAGAGATAAATTTTTAAAACCAGGTGGATTAATGTTTCCTGAATCTGCAACCTTATATGCAACACCTTGTAG TGTTCCTTCTATGTACTCATTTTGGAACAACGTAGCTGGAGTCTCGATGTCTTTGTTAGGAtcaaaactaagagaaaatgcgTCTCAAAAGCCGTTATGTGAATGTATTAGTCCAGACTCTATACTTGCCGAACCAGAAACTATATTATGGATAGATTTGCGAGAAGTAACATTGGACGATGTTAAAGAGTTTGAAATAAGGCATGTGGCAGTTGCAACAAAAAAAGGACAATATGAAG GTATATGCCTTTGGTTTTCTTGTACATTCCCATCCACGACCAAAGAACCAGTGACCCTATCAACAGAACCTGAAGAACCAACAACTCATTGGAAACAAACAGTTATAGTACTACCTTCTAGTGTAGAAGTGGAAGAGGGAAGCCCGATAGCATATGATCTAGCCCTAAAACGTTCGCCTGAGAATAATAGGAGATACACTCTTGAAGTCACAATGTTGGATCCTTTGGAAGTGGACCACCCTGAATATTGTATGTGCCATATGACCAAGTGTATATTGATTCGGAAAATGTTGGACAACTATGAAAATAAATGTTAA